One genomic window of Pungitius pungitius chromosome 11, fPunPun2.1, whole genome shotgun sequence includes the following:
- the gask1a gene encoding Golgi-associated kinase 1A isoform X1 → MAWRAWSKLCCGQKWLLLLSPLVLLFLATAVITGTLPLPLHDVDWRSSRALSSAVEPPPGAGAYGAAWRPGAQRETPKHATQPEALGFLETGGEDKSNTRARRIKGEHKAVASRERGTARGAQPSAGRLRPRPPEVTVNAARPKPRIKPRHRRVQDDRPAAAHGLVNGRLAAGRQADGRTRTKLAEHQRALGQAAAHIGKSDKGGQEQKAIKKPSLDLKQHHNVSETHLKGRRSPGPAARRKVLFKPGAAAREGDGAWCRSFREQDFPDSDRRGIRISPDLRPLPWFSQDDIRKMELLAEGQVVSKARVPAHGQVLQVGLDAPPHQQQRAPQTGSPEAGPGQGRPESHGERCQRGHCCLIKRTEDWLEVLAFHLDRVLGINRSLPAVVRTLRSGILPYRYTSGIPRPAVWWDPDIQHLADGDNDQNSVPLGWAQYQKLLRLRCGREADLRSAPCVGVHHSEWGRLALFDFLLQVNDRLDRYCCGFTPHPAELCVENLLHTKCGNTKDLLLVHILVRKADPSRLVFIDNAGRPQQATDNLNFRLVEGIDEFPQRAVSVLQSGCLESLLLRSLYTDREFWDSQGGAGGLRPLVRTLQHRGKILLQHIGDMNLQLKRDL, encoded by the exons GCCTGGCGAGCGTGGTCGAAACTCTGCTGCGGTCAAAAatggctgctcctcctctccccccttgtcctcctcttcctcgccacCGCCGTGATCACTGGgactctccctctccccctgcaCGACGTCGACTGGCGCTCCTCCCGAGCCCTGAGCTCCGCTGTGGAGCCCCCTCCGGGCGCGGGCGCTTACGGCGCGGCCTGGAGGCCCGGCGCTCAGAGAGAGACGCCTAAGCATGCGACGCAACCAGAAGCTCTTGGCTTCTTGGAGACCGGTGGGGAGGACAAAAGCAACACGAGAGCGAGGAGGATTAAAGGTGAACACAAAGCCGTGGCCTCGAGAGAAAGGGGGACGGCGCGCGGCGCCCAGCCCTCAGCCGGCCGTCTGCGCCCCCGTCCCCCAGAGGTCACGGTCAACGCCGCGCGGCCAAAGCCCCGAATCAAACCACGCCACCGCAGGGTGCAGGATGACAGACCCGCAGCAGCACACGGCCTAGTGAATGGAAGACTAGCCGCAGGCAGACAGGCGGACGGACGCACAAGGACAAAGCTAGCTGAGCACCAGCGTGCCCTCGGACAGGCTGCAGCGCACATTGGGAAATCTGACAAAGGGGGTCAGGAGCAGAAGGCCATAAAAAAGCCCTCTTTGGATCTAAAACAACACCACAATGTCTCAGAGACCCACCTCAAAGGGAGGAGGAGTCCTGGCCCCGCTGCCCGCAGGAAGGTTTTGTTCAAACCGGGCGCAGcggcgagggagggagacggcGCCTGGTGTCGGAGCTTCCGGGAGCAGGACTTCCCAGACAGCGACCGCAGGGGCATCAGGATCAGCCCTGACCTTCGGCCTCTCCCCTGGTTTAGCCAGGATGACATCCGCAAGATGGAGCTCCTAGCTGAGGGCCAGGTGGTCAGCAAGGCCAGGGTCCCCGCACACGGACAGGTGCTGCAAGTGGGGCTGGACGCCCCCCCACACCAGCAG CAGCGAGCACCTCAGACGGGTTCACCTGAGGCCGGACCGGGCCAAGGGCGGCCAGAGAGCCACGGGGAGCGCTGCCAGCGGGGACACTGCTGCCTGATCAAACGCACCGAGGACTGGTTGGAGGTGTTGGCCTTCCACCTGGACAGGGTGCTGGGCATCAACAGGAGCCTCCCCGCCGTGGTCAGGACTCTGCGCAGCGGGATCCTGCCTTACCGATACACCAGCGGCATTCCCCGCCCGGCGGTGTGGTGGGACCCGGACATTCAGCACCTCGCCGACGGGGACAACGACCAGAACTCGGTGCCGCTGGGCTGGGCCCAGTACCAGAAGCTGCTGCGGCTCCGCTGCGGGAGGGAGGCGGACCTGAGGTCGGCGCCCTGCGTGGGAGTCCACCACTCAGAGTGGGGCCGGCTGGCTCTCTTTGACTTCTTATTGCAG GTAAACGACCGACTGGACAGGTACTGCTGCGGCTTCACACCCCACCCAGCAGAACTCTGTGTGGAGAACCTGCTCCACACCAAGTGTGGCAACACCAAGGACCTGCTGCTGGTTCACATCCTG gtgagGAAGGCGGATCCCTCCCGGCTGGTGTTCATAGACAACGCCGGCAGGCCGCAGCAGGCCACCGACAACCTGAACTTCCGTCTGGTCGAGGGCATTGATGA GTTCCCACAGAGAGCAGTGTCTGTCCTCCAATCGGGCTGTCTGGAGAGTCTTCTTCTACGCTCCCTTTACACGGACAGGGAGTTCTGGGACAGCCAAGGCGGGGCCGGCGGTCTCAGGCCTCTCGTCCGCACGCTGCAGCACCGAGGGAAGATTCTGCTGCAGCACATCGGAGACATGAACCTGCAGCTCAAGAGGGACCTGTGA
- the gask1a gene encoding Golgi-associated kinase 1A isoform X2, whose amino-acid sequence MAWRAWSKLCCGQKWLLLLSPLVLLFLATAVITGTLPLPLHDVDWRSSRALSSAVEPPPGAGAYGAAWRPGAQRETPKHATQPEALGFLETGGEDKSNTRARRIKGEHKAVASRERGTARGAQPSAGRLRPRPPEVTVNAARPKPRIKPRHRRVQDDRPAAAHGLVNGRLAAGRQADGRTRTKLAEHQRALGQAAAHIGKSDKGGQEQKAIKKPSLDLKQHHNVSETHLKGRRSPGPAARRKVLFKPGAAAREGDGAWCRSFREQDFPDSDRRGIRISPDLRPLPWFSQDDIRKMELLAEGQVVSKARVPAHGQVLQVGLDAPPHQQRAPQTGSPEAGPGQGRPESHGERCQRGHCCLIKRTEDWLEVLAFHLDRVLGINRSLPAVVRTLRSGILPYRYTSGIPRPAVWWDPDIQHLADGDNDQNSVPLGWAQYQKLLRLRCGREADLRSAPCVGVHHSEWGRLALFDFLLQVNDRLDRYCCGFTPHPAELCVENLLHTKCGNTKDLLLVHILVRKADPSRLVFIDNAGRPQQATDNLNFRLVEGIDEFPQRAVSVLQSGCLESLLLRSLYTDREFWDSQGGAGGLRPLVRTLQHRGKILLQHIGDMNLQLKRDL is encoded by the exons GCCTGGCGAGCGTGGTCGAAACTCTGCTGCGGTCAAAAatggctgctcctcctctccccccttgtcctcctcttcctcgccacCGCCGTGATCACTGGgactctccctctccccctgcaCGACGTCGACTGGCGCTCCTCCCGAGCCCTGAGCTCCGCTGTGGAGCCCCCTCCGGGCGCGGGCGCTTACGGCGCGGCCTGGAGGCCCGGCGCTCAGAGAGAGACGCCTAAGCATGCGACGCAACCAGAAGCTCTTGGCTTCTTGGAGACCGGTGGGGAGGACAAAAGCAACACGAGAGCGAGGAGGATTAAAGGTGAACACAAAGCCGTGGCCTCGAGAGAAAGGGGGACGGCGCGCGGCGCCCAGCCCTCAGCCGGCCGTCTGCGCCCCCGTCCCCCAGAGGTCACGGTCAACGCCGCGCGGCCAAAGCCCCGAATCAAACCACGCCACCGCAGGGTGCAGGATGACAGACCCGCAGCAGCACACGGCCTAGTGAATGGAAGACTAGCCGCAGGCAGACAGGCGGACGGACGCACAAGGACAAAGCTAGCTGAGCACCAGCGTGCCCTCGGACAGGCTGCAGCGCACATTGGGAAATCTGACAAAGGGGGTCAGGAGCAGAAGGCCATAAAAAAGCCCTCTTTGGATCTAAAACAACACCACAATGTCTCAGAGACCCACCTCAAAGGGAGGAGGAGTCCTGGCCCCGCTGCCCGCAGGAAGGTTTTGTTCAAACCGGGCGCAGcggcgagggagggagacggcGCCTGGTGTCGGAGCTTCCGGGAGCAGGACTTCCCAGACAGCGACCGCAGGGGCATCAGGATCAGCCCTGACCTTCGGCCTCTCCCCTGGTTTAGCCAGGATGACATCCGCAAGATGGAGCTCCTAGCTGAGGGCCAGGTGGTCAGCAAGGCCAGGGTCCCCGCACACGGACAGGTGCTGCAAGTGGGGCTGGACGCCCCCCCACACCAGCAG CGAGCACCTCAGACGGGTTCACCTGAGGCCGGACCGGGCCAAGGGCGGCCAGAGAGCCACGGGGAGCGCTGCCAGCGGGGACACTGCTGCCTGATCAAACGCACCGAGGACTGGTTGGAGGTGTTGGCCTTCCACCTGGACAGGGTGCTGGGCATCAACAGGAGCCTCCCCGCCGTGGTCAGGACTCTGCGCAGCGGGATCCTGCCTTACCGATACACCAGCGGCATTCCCCGCCCGGCGGTGTGGTGGGACCCGGACATTCAGCACCTCGCCGACGGGGACAACGACCAGAACTCGGTGCCGCTGGGCTGGGCCCAGTACCAGAAGCTGCTGCGGCTCCGCTGCGGGAGGGAGGCGGACCTGAGGTCGGCGCCCTGCGTGGGAGTCCACCACTCAGAGTGGGGCCGGCTGGCTCTCTTTGACTTCTTATTGCAG GTAAACGACCGACTGGACAGGTACTGCTGCGGCTTCACACCCCACCCAGCAGAACTCTGTGTGGAGAACCTGCTCCACACCAAGTGTGGCAACACCAAGGACCTGCTGCTGGTTCACATCCTG gtgagGAAGGCGGATCCCTCCCGGCTGGTGTTCATAGACAACGCCGGCAGGCCGCAGCAGGCCACCGACAACCTGAACTTCCGTCTGGTCGAGGGCATTGATGA GTTCCCACAGAGAGCAGTGTCTGTCCTCCAATCGGGCTGTCTGGAGAGTCTTCTTCTACGCTCCCTTTACACGGACAGGGAGTTCTGGGACAGCCAAGGCGGGGCCGGCGGTCTCAGGCCTCTCGTCCGCACGCTGCAGCACCGAGGGAAGATTCTGCTGCAGCACATCGGAGACATGAACCTGCAGCTCAAGAGGGACCTGTGA